GGCTGCGCCTTGCGCCCATGCAGCGCCTGCGTCCAGGATGCCTCCATCGCCATATCGTTATGTTCGTTGATCGGAACGAGATAGACGGGCTGGCTGTTCAGCTTCTCCATCCGGTAATCGGTCGGCGAATCCAGTGTGACGATATCGACATGCTGTTTCAGCAGAGCGACGAAGGGCAGAAACAGGCCGCGATTGAGACCGTCCCTGTAGAGACTGTCGGGCTCTACATTCGACGTTGCGACTAGCACGCATCCTCGCGCAAAGAGCTCGGAAAACAGCCGTGACAGGATCATCGCATCGGCGATGTCGGTGACGGTGAACTCATCGAAGCAGAGCAGTTCCGCTTCCTCGTAAAGCGCTGCGGCAACCGGCGGCATCGGATCGGCTTGCTTCGTCTCGCCGTTCTTGAGCTTCAGCCGGTGCGCGGCGATGCGATTGTGAACGTCGGCCATGAATTCGTGAAAATGCGCCCGCCGCTTTTTCCTGCACGGCGCCATCGAGAAGAACATGTCCATCAGCATGGTCTTGCCGCGCCCGACGCTGCCATGAATATAGAGCCCCTTGATGCCGCCGGCGGCCTTCTTCTTTGAGGCAAACAGCCAACCGAGCGCGCTCGATTTCGCCGCCGGTCGTTGCTGCTTCAAACCAGCGAGCACCCGATCCAGGCTTTTGGCCACTTCCATCTGGGCTGAATCAACTTGCAAGGCACCGGAAAGCGTCAGCGTTTTAAGCTGTTCGCAGACGCTGAGCGCATAATCTGGCATTGGCTGCATGAGGGCATGTCCGCCTGTCAGTCATCGGCGGGGCGCCGCCGGATCGGTTACAGCACCGGTTCCCTTACCGACTGAGGCTGATCGGCTGACCTGTATTCGTCTGGCCCTGGAAGCGATTGTCGGCCGTCTTGTAGACGCTGCCGATCGCGTTGCCCGAGCGGTCCTTGAG
This DNA window, taken from Rhizobium etli CFN 42, encodes the following:
- the zapE gene encoding cell division protein ZapE; this encodes MQPMPDYALSVCEQLKTLTLSGALQVDSAQMEVAKSLDRVLAGLKQQRPAAKSSALGWLFASKKKAAGGIKGLYIHGSVGRGKTMLMDMFFSMAPCRKKRRAHFHEFMADVHNRIAAHRLKLKNGETKQADPMPPVAAALYEEAELLCFDEFTVTDIADAMILSRLFSELFARGCVLVATSNVEPDSLYRDGLNRGLFLPFVALLKQHVDIVTLDSPTDYRMEKLNSQPVYLVPINEHNDMAMEASWTQALHGRKAQPLDIPMKGRSIHVPLAADRMARFSFADLCEKPHGAADFLAIAERFDTIFLDHVPLLGPEKRNQIKRFIILVDTLYDQAVRLYISAAAMPEELLVHRRGTEGFEFDRTASRLFEMRSAEYLALHHDKRAAE